In the genome of Microcoleus vaginatus PCC 9802, the window GGTTGGCGGTGGTTGTTTCAAACCGAAGGCCCGGTGAATAATGCCCTGAATGCGATCGGCTTAAATCCAATTCCTTGGCTGAGTAGCACAGTTTGGGCAATGCCAGTGATAATTCTGCTCAGTGTTTGGAAACAATTAGGCTTTAATATGGTAGTATTTTTAGCAGGCTTACAAGCAATTCCGGTCAATCGTTACGAAGCCGCAGAATTGGATGGAGCTAATGCTTGGCAGCAATTTTTGTACATCACTTTACCCGGTTTGCGACCGACTTTAGTATTTGCTACCGTCACTACTGCTATTTTTACTCTGCGGAGTTTCGAGCAAGTTTACGTCATCACTGGCGGCGGCCCTTTGAACTCTACTAATTTGCTAGTTTATTATATTTACGAGCAAGCTTTTTCACAATTTGATTTTGGCTATGCAGCCGCTGCGGCAACTTTCCTGATGGCTTTAGCTTTGATATTAGTCTATTTACAACTAAAAGTTTGGGGCGAAGATGCTTGAGATCACGTCCGGTAGCATCCTTCGTGTATGGGCGGGGCGGGTTTACCAAATTGTTTTTTTTAGGCAATTATGTTTGGTAAAACCCGCCCATACGCGCCAATTATACAATTAACCAGGCCCAATGCCCAATTACTAATTCCCCATTTTATATTCCATGTACTCGGCTGTTTGTTCAGCCTGTGCTGTACCCAAAAGCTTGCCGACAACGTGCAAAGACATATCAATTCCCGCAGCAATTCCCCCAGAAGTGATGATTTTGCCGTTATCTACAAATCGCTGATTTTCGATAATAGTTGTGTTGGGCGCTAATTCTTTCAATAAATCCAATGCCTGATGGTGGGTAGTTGCTTCCAAACCTTCCAACAAGCCAGCTTTTGCCAAAAGCAGTGATCCCGTACAGACAGAAAGCACTAATTCTGCTGTTAGCGCACACTCTTTTATCCAGTTAATAACTGCTGAATTATCGATTAACTTTCTCGTACCTTGTCCTCCCGGTACAATTAAAATATCCGGTGGCGGACAATCGGAAATGGTGCAGTCAGGATTTACACTCAAACCATTGCGGGCGTTGACAGCACCCGGATGTTCGGCTACGGTAGAGACTGCAAAAGGTCGCTCGCCCTTACTTAATTGTGATGTCACCGAAAACACTTCAAAAGGGCCTGCAAAGTCTAGTACCTCGACATCATCAAACATTAAAATAGCTACCTTCCTAGTTGCCATAAGACATACTTCTGATAGAGACCAAAAATATTGGCGATTTGTTATCGTAGAACTGGTATAATTTAAATCATTAAAGCTATGCCGAAAAAAATTCGCCATCGCGCTCTGAAACTCTTTGTTTTGTGTCTGGCTTGTGCCTTAGCAAGTGCTGTTGCGCCAATTTTTACGCCCGCTCAATCCACAACTCAATTAGAATTTCGCATTATTCAATTAGAACGTCAAATTTCAGAACTCAGAGGACAAATCTACAGTTTGCAGAATCAAGGTTCTAGAGTTAACAGGCCTCCGTCTCCTTCCGGTTCTGGTCGGACAAATGCTAGAATGCCGTCGGGAGACCCGATGTTTGACAATTTAGCAACTTTGGCAATTGAAAATAAGCAAGATATTATCAAAATTCAAGAGCGGTTGTCAAAGCTAGAATCGTCGAGAAATCGCTAGAGAACTCATTAGTTAGAAGGAAGAGGGAAGAAGGAAGACACGAGACGGATGTTGACACGGATACAGGGATTAATTATTGAACCCAAGTCGGGAGTCCGGAGTCCGGAGTCAGAGGGAAGAGGGAAGAGGGAAGAAGTCAGTAGTCATTAGTTAGAAGAATAAAGTCATATTCTCCCCAGCTCCCAACTCCAAACTCTCCCCCTCTCCCCCTCTCCCATCCTCCGACGTTGAGGTCGAGAACAGCAGGGTCTGCTAAAAGTTAACTTGCAGAACTATTCAATGATATGGAAATAAAAGCCTGCAACCACAAAATTGATTACTAGCAGCAAGAGAAACCAGCCTGCGCGAAATGTGTAAGGGAATTTGCCCGTTTTCATCACGGAGTCGGATTTTAATTGGTTCTTCGCTATCTCTGGCATAGGTAAAGCTCCTAATTCATAATGTCACTCTATTCACAAATAGCAGAGAGCGTCGCACTTATGCACAATCCTCTAGAGTTATTTTTTGTAACAAGGAGTTTATACCGAGTTGAATTCACATTAATTTCAATCGCTCTCTCCGGCGTGGTAGGAACTGCGGACGAGAGGCCCCGATCGCACGCGCTCAAACCCCATCTCCCGGGCGATCGACCCGAAACGGTCAAATTCGCTCGGCGTCCAGTATTTACGCACTGGGAGGTGATCTAGAGATGGTCTCATGTATTGACCGAGGGTGAGCCGATCGCACTTGGCATCTCGCAAATCGGTCATCGCTTCGACTATCTCGGCTTCGGTTTCCCCGTGTCCCAACATCAAACCGGATTTTGTGGGAATAGTTGGGTCATATTGCTTAACAATACGCAGAACGTCGATCGAGCGATCGTACTTGGCCCCCCTCCGCACCGGCCCTTGCAATCGGCGCACCGTCTCAATATTGTGGTTGTAACAAGCCGGTTTAGCCTCCACCACCGTGCGAATCCGATCTCGCTGCAACTCCTCGATCCCTGAATTCTCCCCCTCTGAGCTCCTCCCGATTCCCCCCCAAAAATCCGGCGTTAGTACCTCAACTTCAGTATCCGGGTTCAGAAGGCGGATTTGGGCGATCGTCCTTGCAAACCAACCCGCACCCCCATCCGGCAAATCATCCCTCGCCACCGAAGTCAGCACCGCATAGCGCAAACCCAACAACTGCACCGCCTCAGCCACCTTTTGCGGTTCCTCCGGGTCTAGCGGCATCGGAGAATGACCTTTATCTACTTGACAAAAAGCACAAGCGCGGGTGCAAGTCGGCCCCATCAACAAAAAAGTCGCCGTTTTTTGCGCGTAGCACTCGCCCCGGTTGGGACATCTGCCCTCCTCGCAAATCGTGTGAATTTGCCGCTGTTTAATAATTTTTTGCACTTGCGAAAGTTCGCTAGCTTTGCCAACGGGCCTACGCAACCACTCCGGCATCGCCTCAATTTCACCCCGCATTTGGGCAGCAACTGCTTTGACAGTAGGAGTTTTAGGAGTTTGGGGCGACATAAAATTAAGTGGCGATTGAGTTAATTCCTTCGATCGTATCCGAAATCAAAGCCCCTGAACTTGTAGGAGTATCACGCGAAATCAGAATCGCGCCCAAGTGCAACAAAACTAAACTCGCCCAGAATTATGGGTAGAATTCTGTTAGGGATATACTGAAGGTTGCAAATCATCACTCATTCATTACTGAAGGAGTCAGTCGTGGCTGGTCAAAAAATCTTGGTAATCGATGACAGTAAAGTCATCCGCGTCCGAGTCCGAGAGATGTTGCCTCAGGGTAACTTTGAAGTTCTAGAAGCAAAAGACGGCGAAGAGGGACTCAAACTGATCCGTCAAGCCCGGCCAAATCTAATTATGTTAGATTTCCTACTGCCCAAAGTCAGCGGTTGGGAAGTGTATCAAAAAGTGCAAGCCCATCCTGAGCTTTCTAAGATACCTTTGGTGATCATGTCGGGCCGCGAAGAAGAGGTGATGGAAAAAATTCCGAAACCCTTTGAGAAGCATTTTTTTGCATTCATCGCCAAGCCGTTTGAGAAGAAGCAGCTAACCGAGGCAATCAAATCGGCGATGGTACTGGCCAAAAAGAAACCAGTGCCGGAAGCCCCAGCCGCCGCCGCTGCACCCACTTCTGGAGCGGGCGCCGCCGAAATTCAGGCGATGACTGCGAAAATGGCGAAAATGCAAGCGGAAATTGATGCACTCAAAAAACAAATGACTCAGGTGATTACGATCATCAAGCAGAAATTGAAATAATTCTGCTGTTTTTTGAAGGCACTTATGTAGAAGGAAACTTCCACACCGTGCAACTTTCAGTTGAGTCTCAAAGGCTGCGATTTTATCTGCATTTTTTTGCCAAATTGTTTGAGCGAGTGCGATCGCCAATAGCCTGCAACTGGTTTCTCAAAATCCCAGTGAGAAAATCAATTAAAAGTTAAAAATAAAACAAGGGAGGAAATTAATTATTAATTAATATTAGGATTTTTAATTCCCGCTCGTTCCACACTCAATTATTAACTCCTCAGTCTCATTTTTTTGGTTAATGACTAACGACTATTCCGATTTTTTGCCTCAACTGCGTGCCTCAACAGAGCAATTATTGAAAAGACTAGACTGCTTCGATCAAGCGCAGGTATTAGCGATCGGAGATTTGACCTTGGACGAGTTTCTTACCGGACAAGTAGAGCGAATTTCCCGCGAAGCACCTGTGTTGATTTTGCGCTACGAAAATACTCAGCAAGTACCCGGAGGTGGCGCAAATGCTGTCTATAATTTAGCCAAACTGGGAGGCAAAGTAAAAGTTGCTGGTTTGGTGGGAAAAGACGACCAGGGAAAGGCTTTGTGCGGTATTTTTGAGGCGGCGGGAATTGATACGGGTGGGATTTTAATCGATTCGCAGCGTCCAACTGTCACCAAAACTCGAATTTCCGGGCACGCGCGGCAGTCGGTGACTCAGCAAATTGTCCGAGTCGATCGCAAATCGGACGAGTTGCCGGATTTAGATTTGCAGTTGCAACTGGCAGACTACATCCGGCAGCAAATACCGACAGTAGATGCAGTGGTTTGTTCCGACTACGGCGACGGAGTTTGGACGAATTTGGCGATCGAATCGGCAGTGGTTCCCGGCAAAACAATTGTAGACGCTCAAATCAATTTGCAGCGATATTCTGGAGCAATGTTATTTACTCCGAACTTGCCCGAAGCCGAGCAAGCCGTCGGATATCCTATCAAAAACCCTCAAACTTTAATGCAAGCAGGACGGGATTTGTTGCACTTAACTCAAGCTCAAAAAATCCTGATTACTCGCGGCGAAGAAGGGATGACTTTGTTTGAAAGGGCGAACGGCGAAGAAATCAAAAATTCACCCCCTCCAACATCTATTTGTGAAAAGGGGGAATTTGCCATTCAAAGTTGGGACATTCCTCCTTTTAACAAGACTGATGTATTCGACGTAACCGGTGCTGGAGATACAGTTGTAGCAGCAATGACTTTAGCTTTGTGCGTCGGTGCATCTGGTTGGGAAGCGGCAGTTTTGGGCAATTTGGCGGCTAGTATTGTTGTGCGTCAATTCGGTACGGCAACGACGACAGCAGAGGAAATGAAAGAAGCTTTGAAAACGATGATTGATCACTAATCAGTTGTAATGGGTGATTGATTATTACTTGTTCCCAGGCTCTGCGGGGTAACGTATATCCGGAGGCTCTGCCTCCCATTTTTGCCAGCAAGCGAGGCAGAAAAAGAGTGATCTCGGTTCCCAGGCAGAGCCTGGGAACCAGTTAAAATTCCCAATTCCCAATAACTACTTACTCTTTTTCAAAAGTTGTCCCTTGTCATCAATTGTCAAACCGCTATTAGGAAAATCGCTCTTTGTCAAACGGTCAATCAAGCCCACAGTCCTAAAATTGTTATCAACAGCCGGCACACCTCGCCCGTCAAGTTGGATGGGGATAATCTTACCAGAAACAAAATCCCCTTGCGGAGTCATTTTCACATCCAAAATTAGAGATTTACCGAGTGCTCCTGCCGTGGACAAAGTGCGATAACCCAAAAAATTTCCCAGAGAATAAGCAATCAATTTCCCTTTATAAAGTTCCATCGCTCGGGGAACGTGGGGGCCATGTCCCAAAATCAAATCTGCTCCCGCATCAATCATCGTCCGCGAAAACAAAACCATATTTCCCCGGTTTTCTCCGTAAAAGAACTCAGTTTTATTTCTCACATTCAGAGCTCCCGTTCCTTCAGAGCCAGCATGAACTGATATCACTACAATATCAGCTTTTTCCTTAGCTTTTTTGACAACTTCTGATCCTGCTTTCAGTTCCAGCAAAGAATTGTGAACGTCGCCGTAGTTGCTGAAACCGATAAATGCAAAATTCACACCCTTGACATTTTTATAAACAATTTGATCTCTTTTGCCAACAGACTTCATGCCGTTGCTTTCGATGTTTTTAATCGTGTCATTAAATCCCTGCTCGTTAAAATCGTAAGAGTGATTGTTGGCAATACTCAAAATATCAAAACCAACATCTTTGAAGATTTTGGCATAACTCGGAGGCGTCCGAAAGGCAAACAGCATTCGTCCGCCGCCTGCTTTGGAACTGTAAGGATAATCGGTCATCGTGCTTTCAAAATTGCCAAACAGAATATCAGCTCCTTTGAGGTACGGTTTTACCGACTCTAATAACATCTCTTTTTTTGCCGGCAGTTTGTTGTAGGGATAATTTGTGCCGGGGATCATGTCACCAACTGCTTTGATGCTGACAGTGGCGGGCACAATGGCAGGTTTTTTGGCAGCCGGGGAGGGCGATTTTGGAGCGGGAAGAGGTTTGGCTGCGGCTGCTGGTGCTGGTGTCGAGCTCACTTCTTGTACCGCAGGCTTGGACGTTAGAGGGTTGTTAGTAGCGGTGTTTGAGGATTTGTAAAATTGAGAAGCCAGAACAAAGCCGGATATCGGTACGAGAATTAGACTCAGAGCACCGATTGACAGCCGAGATTTTTTAGTTTTAGTGCGGGCTAACTCTGGCTGCGGTGATGGCTTTTGCTGCCTTTGGTTTGGGGGTTTTGGAGTTGGGATTTTAGGGGGTTGGGGCGGAGATTTTTCTGGTGTTTGAGTGGGCGCAGTTGTGACATTTTGAGGTTTTTCTAGCTTGGGCAAAGTCACAGGAATGGGAGAAGCGGCTACACTAGCGGCTACTGCTGCACTCGCAGCTACTGCGGCATTCACGGCAACTAACGCACTCACGGGTTCGGAAGTCAAGCGTTTTTTTAATTCTACCGTCTGAGTCCAAGCGGGTAATTGCTGGTCGCCCTGCCGCCCGTAAATAGTCACTGAGTAAAGGTTATTTGGTTGCAGCCGCTGCAACCCTTTGACTGCGACTCGGAGACAGGCTTCTTCTGCGGGTAAATGTTCTCCTTCCAGCAGCAGGTGCAGGGTGTCATTTTCCCGGCTGGCTTTAGCCGTGACGCCGAAGCTTTGGAGTGCTTGGCTGATCAGAAATGCGATCGCCCTGGCATCGCCTTCTTTTGCTAAATTTAAAATATCTTGTTGGCTCACAAACGCCTCTACTCTCACACTAGAAATTTAGCTCGATCTTATATCAAATTTGGCGACACAGCATTAAATACCGATTGATTTAACTTAAGTAAGTGGGTACAAATAAACAGAACGTTGGCAGAAGACGCCTGCGTGAAAGGGTCTACTCGCTCTCACTATAGCTCCTAACTAAATCCGACCCTACTTTTACAAGATAGTATGATTCTTGGCGCTTGCTAGGTGAATACAATATTTCCTAACGGTTATCTTAGTCGATCGCCCAAACACTTCTATCCGGGATAATTGCCCCCTTCAAATTAACATCGGTCAAATCAGCGCTCTCTTTCTTAAAGCATTTTTGGTAAATAAAACTGGTTTATGAGATCCAGAGTGCGTCATTAGAATGTACTGAAAATATGCGGTTTAGCAGCGAAGAATTAACGAAAAAACCAGGTTTCTCGTTGCCAGTGCCAATCCCCCTGTCCCACTTCCGCCCAAATTCAGACAAAAACGATCGACCCGCAGGCTCGGAAGCTTGTTAAACTCTTGGTCATGCCACGCTATTAGTGAGAAATCGACGGCGAGCCACAATCGTCTGCTAGCGCCCCCGCAGTGCTGCGCTGCGGGGCCTGCACTGCAAACTGCACGTAGGTGAGATTAGCTGCAATCAACTTTCGGGATGCCACTGCTAAAGTCGCGGCCGCCGATGTAGTTGTTCGTTTTAAACTAATTAAACTAATTATTTAAAGGAGTTGCAGGTCAATGACACAATTGTGCTTATGAGAGCTGGCTCGGTGCCCTCTCAAACCAGGGTTTTTCGTTAGTCTGGTGCTATTAGTGAGTTAGTTAAGCCCATAGCAGCTAGGATCGAGCTAACTCAAGGTTAAACTAAAGCTCGTCATGCGGCGTTGCCTCTCAAAACCCGGATTGAGTCTTATGGCGCATTACCGCTCCTCTGTATGTTTGTTCACCTGCATTGCCTGTCTGGGCGCTGCGTTCAGTCCAAGTGCGGACGGAAAGCACCAGGCTCTCAATGCTTCCTACCGGGCTGTTTCCCCAGAAATTGCTCAGGCGAACTCTCCCCCGGACGATCGCCAGGATTCCAAGCCTTCAAAACCGTCTCCAGCGCCCGATAAAAACAAATCTCAGCCGTCCAAAACGTCCAAATCTAATTCTAAGATCCCGAAATCGGTATCCAATTTGAGCGTCATTTTGTCTCGTCAGCGGGGGTTCTTAATGTTGGGTTTGGCAGCAGTTGTCGTCACGGCAGCGGCAGTATTTATCATGCTCAAATTAGTTAGCAGTGACGAGTCAAATTATTCTAAGCGAAGACGGGGAAGATTTGATCGCCACAACCAAAGAAACTCTCAATTTACTAATCCCGATTCTCCTACAAACTCGCACGGAAATACACAGCAAGAGAATTCTTCTGGGCTATCAAAACCGCTGTCAGCCTTGCCCTACGGTTTTGATTTGCCAAAAGACAACAGTCTCGACAGCAGCGATCAACCTTTTATCCTGGAATCCGGGGAATCAGCATCCGACGATGCAGCATTCGAGGGCGATGGAATTAATTCCGACACCTCACCCTTGGAAACTCACAGCAATGGGTACAGCAACACAGGTTTCAACATTCCCGAAACAACTAATCAAGGCGATTCCCTAGCGAGTCGCAAGAAAGATATTGCCCTTCCCGAAACGGATGGTAGACCTAAAGTTGATATTATTGAAGCACTGATTGAAGATTTGCAGCACCTCAATCCGGCAAAGAGGGGCAAAGCAATTTGGGAACTAGGCCAGCGGGGAGATTCCAGAGCAGTTGAGCCGTTGCTCGATTTGCTAGCAAATTCCGACTCCAAGCAGTACAGTTTAATTTTGGCAAGTCTCTCGGAAATTGGCATTCGCACGCTCAAACCCATGAATAATGTGTGGTCAATTTCGCTGCAAAATGAAAATCCCGAAGTGCGTAGAAATGCAATTCGCGACTTGACGCGGGTTTACGAATTGGTGAATCAAATCAGTTACTTGTTGCACCGTGCGACGGACGATCCCGATCCAGAAGTTCAGGAAACTGCTCGCTGGGCAATCAATCAGTTGAATCGCATCCGTCCGCGTTCTGGGATGGATTAATAAATGTAGCAACTTTCAAATTATTTGAAAATAGAGATTTGAGATGGGAGAATTTATAATTTAGATTATGTTAAAATTAGTGAAGGGTGACTAATGATTAAGGACTAATGACTAATAACACTTTAAAACTATTGTTCCTCTCAACTTCGGTCGGTCAACTAGGTTCGGGGTTGGGTGGCGGTGTCGAACTTACAGTCCTTAATATTGCTAAAGAATTGCAGAGTCGCGGTCATAAAATAGCAGTTGTAGCGCCGATAGGTTCAGTCTTAGAATCAATTCCAGTAATCGAAATAACGGGTGATTTGCAAGTAACCGCCCAAACACAAGATTACAATGATCCTATTGTGATGCCCGCAGATTCGGTGCTGGCGAATATGTGGGAATATGCTCGCCAAGTTCAGGATGAATGGGATGTCATTGTTAATTTTGCCTACGATTGGCTGCCGTTTTATTTGACACCATTTTTTAGGACTCCGATCGCACATTTGATCAGCATGGGCTCCCTTTCTGCTGCCCTCGATCGCATCGCCGGACAAACCGCCCTCCAGTTTCCTGGTACGATCGGAGTTCACACCGCCTCTCAAGCCAAAACATTCGCCTTTGCCGATGAATGTCAGTTGTTGGGAAATGGCATAGATTTATCCCTGTACGAATTTTGCAACAAACCGCAGTCTAAATTAGCTTGGCTAGGCCGCATCGCCCCGGAGAAAGGCTTAGAAGATGCAGTAGCAGCAGCGAAAATTACAGGCATTCCCCTGAAAATTATGGGCAAAATGCAAGATGAGGATTATTGGCAAAAAATTTGTGCAGATTACCCGGATGCTCCGGTAGAATATTTAGGGTTTCTGACAACAACCCAAATGCAAGAGCAAGTCCGTCAGTGCCAAGCATTGTTGATGACACCACGTTGGGTGGAAGCTTTCGGAAATGTCGC includes:
- a CDS encoding response regulator; this encodes MAGQKILVIDDSKVIRVRVREMLPQGNFEVLEAKDGEEGLKLIRQARPNLIMLDFLLPKVSGWEVYQKVQAHPELSKIPLVIMSGREEEVMEKIPKPFEKHFFAFIAKPFEKKQLTEAIKSAMVLAKKKPVPEAPAAAAAPTSGAGAAEIQAMTAKMAKMQAEIDALKKQMTQVITIIKQKLK
- a CDS encoding UDP-glucose--tetrahydrobiopterin glucosyltransferase, with protein sequence MTNNTLKLLFLSTSVGQLGSGLGGGVELTVLNIAKELQSRGHKIAVVAPIGSVLESIPVIEITGDLQVTAQTQDYNDPIVMPADSVLANMWEYARQVQDEWDVIVNFAYDWLPFYLTPFFRTPIAHLISMGSLSAALDRIAGQTALQFPGTIGVHTASQAKTFAFADECQLLGNGIDLSLYEFCNKPQSKLAWLGRIAPEKGLEDAVAAAKITGIPLKIMGKMQDEDYWQKICADYPDAPVEYLGFLTTTQMQEQVRQCQALLMTPRWVEAFGNVAIEALACGVPVIAYERGGPAEIVRDGLTGFLVAPDSVNGLVGAIARLDQIDRSACRRQVEVEYSLAALGDRCEHWFKSITASRVRQ
- a CDS encoding Photosystem I protein encodes the protein MPEIAKNQLKSDSVMKTGKFPYTFRAGWFLLLLVINFVVAGFYFHIIE
- a CDS encoding sugar ABC transporter permease; the encoded protein is MVRIKFGRFNWLDNDAIAAWTFLAPALLFLGTFLIGPIAYLFYLSFTSGSFTQSGVRWIGFNNYWRLVTNPDFWQILQNTLYFTTATVIPSLVIPLGLAVLLNRSFAWRGALRTAYFIPSITSLVAVGLGWRWLFQTEGPVNNALNAIGLNPIPWLSSTVWAMPVIILLSVWKQLGFNMVVFLAGLQAIPVNRYEAAELDGANAWQQFLYITLPGLRPTLVFATVTTAIFTLRSFEQVYVITGGGPLNSTNLLVYYIYEQAFSQFDFGYAAAAATFLMALALILVYLQLKVWGEDA
- a CDS encoding CapA family protein, whose translation is MSQQDILNLAKEGDARAIAFLISQALQSFGVTAKASRENDTLHLLLEGEHLPAEEACLRVAVKGLQRLQPNNLYSVTIYGRQGDQQLPAWTQTVELKKRLTSEPVSALVAVNAAVAASAAVAASVAASPIPVTLPKLEKPQNVTTAPTQTPEKSPPQPPKIPTPKPPNQRQQKPSPQPELARTKTKKSRLSIGALSLILVPISGFVLASQFYKSSNTATNNPLTSKPAVQEVSSTPAPAAAAKPLPAPKSPSPAAKKPAIVPATVSIKAVGDMIPGTNYPYNKLPAKKEMLLESVKPYLKGADILFGNFESTMTDYPYSSKAGGGRMLFAFRTPPSYAKIFKDVGFDILSIANNHSYDFNEQGFNDTIKNIESNGMKSVGKRDQIVYKNVKGVNFAFIGFSNYGDVHNSLLELKAGSEVVKKAKEKADIVVISVHAGSEGTGALNVRNKTEFFYGENRGNMVLFSRTMIDAGADLILGHGPHVPRAMELYKGKLIAYSLGNFLGYRTLSTAGALGKSLILDVKMTPQGDFVSGKIIPIQLDGRGVPAVDNNFRTVGLIDRLTKSDFPNSGLTIDDKGQLLKKSK
- a CDS encoding DJ-1/PfpI family protein, with the protein product MATRKVAILMFDDVEVLDFAGPFEVFSVTSQLSKGERPFAVSTVAEHPGAVNARNGLSVNPDCTISDCPPPDILIVPGGQGTRKLIDNSAVINWIKECALTAELVLSVCTGSLLLAKAGLLEGLEATTHHQALDLLKELAPNTTIIENQRFVDNGKIITSGGIAAGIDMSLHVVGKLLGTAQAEQTAEYMEYKMGN
- a CDS encoding HEAT repeat domain-containing protein: MAHYRSSVCLFTCIACLGAAFSPSADGKHQALNASYRAVSPEIAQANSPPDDRQDSKPSKPSPAPDKNKSQPSKTSKSNSKIPKSVSNLSVILSRQRGFLMLGLAAVVVTAAAVFIMLKLVSSDESNYSKRRRGRFDRHNQRNSQFTNPDSPTNSHGNTQQENSSGLSKPLSALPYGFDLPKDNSLDSSDQPFILESGESASDDAAFEGDGINSDTSPLETHSNGYSNTGFNIPETTNQGDSLASRKKDIALPETDGRPKVDIIEALIEDLQHLNPAKRGKAIWELGQRGDSRAVEPLLDLLANSDSKQYSLILASLSEIGIRTLKPMNNVWSISLQNENPEVRRNAIRDLTRVYELVNQISYLLHRATDDPDPEVQETARWAINQLNRIRPRSGMD
- the lipA gene encoding lipoyl synthase; its protein translation is MSPQTPKTPTVKAVAAQMRGEIEAMPEWLRRPVGKASELSQVQKIIKQRQIHTICEEGRCPNRGECYAQKTATFLLMGPTCTRACAFCQVDKGHSPMPLDPEEPQKVAEAVQLLGLRYAVLTSVARDDLPDGGAGWFARTIAQIRLLNPDTEVEVLTPDFWGGIGRSSEGENSGIEELQRDRIRTVVEAKPACYNHNIETVRRLQGPVRRGAKYDRSIDVLRIVKQYDPTIPTKSGLMLGHGETEAEIVEAMTDLRDAKCDRLTLGQYMRPSLDHLPVRKYWTPSEFDRFGSIAREMGFERVRSGPLVRSSYHAGESD
- a CDS encoding D-glycero-beta-D-manno-heptose-7-phosphate kinase produces the protein MTNDYSDFLPQLRASTEQLLKRLDCFDQAQVLAIGDLTLDEFLTGQVERISREAPVLILRYENTQQVPGGGANAVYNLAKLGGKVKVAGLVGKDDQGKALCGIFEAAGIDTGGILIDSQRPTVTKTRISGHARQSVTQQIVRVDRKSDELPDLDLQLQLADYIRQQIPTVDAVVCSDYGDGVWTNLAIESAVVPGKTIVDAQINLQRYSGAMLFTPNLPEAEQAVGYPIKNPQTLMQAGRDLLHLTQAQKILITRGEEGMTLFERANGEEIKNSPPPTSICEKGEFAIQSWDIPPFNKTDVFDVTGAGDTVVAAMTLALCVGASGWEAAVLGNLAASIVVRQFGTATTTAEEMKEALKTMIDH